A portion of the Calothrix sp. 336/3 genome contains these proteins:
- a CDS encoding ammonium transporter, translated as MPTRNRKSKYREPSTTLGNWLKIGTQKLRKLSPSWQACFPIAVLIVLAWSYTAVAQTPASPGPSTSELKVALDTLWVAIAAFLVIFMNAGFCMLETGFCRQKNAVNVLSKNLIVFALASIAFWVIGFGLMFGDGNPFVGLSGFLLNGADNSPAIGEKYDGVFDALNWTGVPLAAKFLFQLAFAGTAATIVSGAVAERIKFVDFIIFSLLLVGIAYPITGHWIWGGGWLSGMGFYDFAGSTVVHSVGGWAALMGAAILGPRIGKYQDKQINAIPGHNMSIATLGCLILWLGWFGFNPGSVMAADPGAISHIALTTNMAGAVGGVAATVTAWFYLGKPDLSMIINGILAGLVAVTAGCSVVSVGSAAFIGLIAGIIVVFSVVFIDKLRIDDPVGAISVHLVCGTWGTFAVGLFAVGPGKYSWLFDLAGKPVGPSGLLTTGGIQSLITQCIGILSVGGFTVLFSACAWLLLKATLGIRVSRQEEIEGLDIAEHGMEAYSGFLKDNSYTDYVDGDNSSFPSSSNISKSL; from the coding sequence ATGCCAACGAGGAATAGGAAAAGTAAGTATCGAGAACCATCAACAACCTTAGGAAATTGGTTGAAAATCGGGACTCAAAAATTGCGAAAATTATCTCCTAGCTGGCAAGCTTGTTTCCCTATAGCAGTATTGATTGTTCTAGCTTGGAGTTATACAGCAGTTGCTCAAACCCCAGCATCTCCAGGACCCAGCACCAGTGAATTAAAAGTAGCTCTTGATACATTATGGGTGGCGATCGCGGCTTTCCTAGTCATCTTTATGAACGCTGGTTTCTGTATGTTAGAAACCGGTTTTTGTCGGCAGAAAAATGCTGTTAACGTACTTTCTAAAAACCTAATTGTTTTTGCTCTAGCCAGTATTGCCTTTTGGGTAATTGGGTTTGGCTTGATGTTTGGGGACGGGAACCCCTTCGTTGGTTTATCTGGATTCCTGTTGAATGGAGCAGATAATAGTCCGGCGATCGGTGAAAAATACGATGGTGTTTTTGATGCTCTCAACTGGACAGGTGTCCCCTTAGCAGCCAAGTTCTTATTCCAACTAGCATTTGCCGGAACTGCTGCTACCATCGTTTCCGGAGCAGTCGCAGAGCGGATTAAATTCGTTGACTTTATCATCTTCAGTTTATTGTTAGTTGGTATTGCCTATCCCATCACCGGACACTGGATTTGGGGTGGTGGTTGGTTATCTGGGATGGGTTTTTATGATTTTGCTGGTTCCACAGTGGTTCACTCCGTTGGGGGTTGGGCAGCACTGATGGGTGCAGCAATTCTTGGACCACGTATTGGTAAATATCAAGATAAACAAATTAATGCCATCCCTGGGCACAACATGAGCATTGCCACCCTGGGTTGTTTAATTCTTTGGTTGGGTTGGTTTGGTTTTAACCCCGGTTCTGTGATGGCAGCAGACCCCGGTGCAATTAGCCATATCGCCCTGACTACTAATATGGCAGGAGCAGTCGGTGGTGTGGCAGCTACCGTAACAGCTTGGTTCTACCTGGGTAAACCTGACCTGTCGATGATTATTAACGGGATTCTGGCTGGTTTGGTTGCTGTGACAGCTGGTTGTTCTGTCGTCAGTGTCGGTAGTGCGGCGTTTATTGGTTTGATTGCTGGGATTATCGTCGTCTTCTCTGTGGTGTTTATCGACAAACTGAGAATTGATGACCCCGTGGGAGCAATTTCCGTCCACCTCGTTTGTGGTACATGGGGTACTTTTGCCGTTGGTTTGTTTGCTGTTGGTCCTGGTAAATACTCCTGGTTATTCGATTTAGCTGGTAAACCCGTTGGTCCCAGTGGCTTACTGACTACAGGCGGAATCCAATCATTAATTACCCAATGTATTGGTATTCTTTCCGTTGGCGGCTTTACAGTCCTATTTAGTGCCTGTGCTTGGTTGCTACTTAAAGCCACTTTAGGAATTCGAGTATCTCGTCAGGAAGAAATCGAAGGCTTGGATATTGCCGAACACGGTATGGAAGCTTACAGTGGATTCCTCAAGGACAATAGCTATACAGATTATGTCGATGGTGACAATTCTTCTTTCCCCTCATCTAGCAATATTTCTAAAAGCCTGTAA
- the trpB gene encoding tryptophan synthase subunit beta, with product MTTTPLSSNTSFATQRPDALGRFGRFGGKYVPETLMPALAELEAAYQQYRQEAGFQAELQELLRDYVGRATPLYFAERLTAHYARPDGTGAQIYLKREDLNHTGAHKINNALGQVLLAKRMGKQRIIAETGAGQHGVATATVCARFGLDCVIYMGVHDMERQALNVFRMRLMGAEVRPVAAGTGTLKDATSEAIRDWVTNVESTHYILGSVAGPHPYPMMVRDFHAVIGQETRAQALEKWGGLPDILMACVGGGSNAMGLFHEFVNEPSVRLIGVEAAGLGVNTDKHAATLTKGRVGVLHGAMSYLLQDEDGQVIEPHSISAGLDYPGVGPEHSYFKEMGRAEYYGVTDEEALAAFQRLSRLEGIIPALETAHAIAYLETLCPQLTGNPRLIINCSGRGDKDVQTVAKFLNPQ from the coding sequence GTGACTACGACACCCCTATCCTCAAACACGTCCTTCGCCACTCAACGTCCTGATGCCCTAGGTAGGTTTGGGCGGTTTGGTGGTAAATATGTACCAGAAACTTTGATGCCTGCTTTGGCAGAGTTAGAAGCCGCTTACCAACAATATCGTCAGGAAGCAGGTTTTCAAGCTGAATTACAAGAATTACTCCGGGATTACGTCGGGCGCGCTACACCCCTATACTTTGCCGAACGTCTCACCGCCCATTATGCCCGTCCTGATGGCACAGGAGCGCAAATTTACTTAAAGCGCGAAGATTTAAATCATACCGGGGCACACAAAATTAATAATGCCCTAGGGCAGGTATTACTTGCCAAGCGTATGGGTAAACAGCGTATCATCGCGGAGACGGGAGCCGGACAGCACGGAGTTGCCACCGCTACGGTTTGCGCTCGCTTTGGCTTAGACTGTGTGATTTATATGGGTGTTCACGATATGGAACGCCAAGCTTTGAACGTTTTCCGAATGCGGTTAATGGGGGCGGAAGTACGCCCTGTGGCGGCGGGAACTGGTACACTCAAGGACGCGACATCTGAAGCCATCCGCGACTGGGTGACAAATGTCGAAAGCACCCATTATATTCTCGGTTCCGTTGCTGGTCCCCACCCCTACCCAATGATGGTGCGAGATTTTCATGCTGTGATTGGGCAAGAAACCCGCGCCCAAGCCCTGGAAAAATGGGGTGGGTTACCGGATATTCTCATGGCTTGTGTGGGTGGTGGCTCTAATGCTATGGGGCTATTTCACGAGTTTGTCAATGAACCTTCAGTACGTTTAATCGGTGTGGAGGCGGCAGGCTTAGGGGTAAATACAGATAAACACGCTGCCACCTTGACAAAAGGGCGAGTTGGTGTATTGCATGGAGCGATGAGCTACCTGTTGCAAGATGAAGATGGACAGGTGATTGAACCCCATTCTATCAGTGCTGGTTTAGATTATCCCGGTGTGGGACCAGAACACAGCTATTTTAAAGAGATGGGAAGAGCAGAGTATTATGGTGTGACTGATGAGGAAGCATTGGCTGCCTTCCAAAGATTATCGCGTTTAGAAGGGATTATTCCGGCTTTGGAAACTGCTCACGCGATCGCCTACCTAGAAACCCTCTGTCCCCAGTTAACGGGAAATCCTCGCCTGATTATCAACTGTTCTGGCAGAGGTGACAAGGATGTGCAGACTGTGGCGAAGTTTTTGAATCCTCAATAG
- a CDS encoding thiamine phosphate synthase, giving the protein MRGAGCYDESTNGVVVMVEPYSQKERTQQVVCRILDANLDRAREGLRIIEEWCRFGLNNAQFANECKHLRQEIASWHTVELRVARDTPGDMGTELSHPQEETRSSLKSLLQANFCRVEEAMRVLEEYGKLYSPSMGKAFKQMRYRIYTLESNLMGYQRHQMLQRSHLYLVTSPDDKLLETVEAALKGGLTLVQYRDKNTDDNLRLELAQKLCQLCHNYGAIFIINDRVDLALAVDADGVHLGQQDMPIATARQLLGIHRLIGRSTTNSDELQRAIAEGADYVGVGPVYETPTKAGKAPAGLEYVRYAAKNCPIPWFAIGGVDPTNVNDVVDAGASRVAVVRSLMQAEQPTLVAQYFLSQLNRVQPETTFFLR; this is encoded by the coding sequence ATGAGAGGGGCTGGCTGTTACGATGAAAGCACTAATGGGGTTGTAGTAATGGTCGAGCCATACAGCCAAAAGGAACGCACACAGCAAGTTGTTTGCCGCATTCTAGATGCAAATTTAGACCGTGCCCGCGAGGGTTTACGGATAATTGAAGAATGGTGTCGTTTTGGCTTAAATAATGCACAATTTGCTAACGAATGCAAGCACCTGCGCCAGGAAATTGCCAGCTGGCACACTGTGGAATTGCGGGTAGCAAGGGATACGCCAGGTGACATGGGGACGGAGTTATCTCATCCCCAGGAGGAAACACGTAGTAGTTTGAAATCTTTACTTCAGGCGAATTTTTGCCGAGTGGAAGAAGCTATGCGTGTCCTGGAGGAGTACGGTAAACTTTATAGCCCAAGTATGGGGAAAGCTTTTAAGCAGATGCGTTATCGCATTTATACCCTGGAGAGTAACTTGATGGGGTATCAACGACATCAGATGTTGCAGCGATCGCACCTGTATTTAGTCACCTCCCCCGACGACAAGTTACTGGAGACGGTAGAAGCTGCCCTGAAAGGGGGGTTAACCCTGGTACAATACCGTGATAAAAATACCGATGATAATTTGCGGTTGGAGTTGGCACAGAAACTTTGTCAGCTTTGCCACAATTACGGAGCGATTTTTATTATTAATGACCGGGTAGATTTGGCTTTAGCTGTAGATGCGGATGGTGTACACCTAGGACAACAGGATATGCCCATTGCTACAGCCCGTCAACTATTGGGTATTCACCGCTTAATCGGTCGTTCTACCACCAATTCTGACGAGTTGCAACGCGCGATCGCCGAGGGTGCAGATTATGTCGGTGTGGGACCAGTTTACGAAACTCCTACCAAAGCCGGCAAAGCACCTGCTGGTTTAGAATATGTGCGTTATGCAGCAAAAAACTGCCCCATTCCTTGGTTTGCCATTGGAGGAGTGGATCCCACCAATGTCAATGATGTGGTTGATGCTGGTGCAAGTCGTGTTGCAGTGGTTCGCAGTCTGATGCAAGCAGAGCAACCCACCTTAGTCGCTCAGTATTTTCTTTCCCAACTCAATCGCGTACAACCAGAAACCACTTTTTTCCTGCGTTGA
- a CDS encoding GNAT family N-acetyltransferase, with amino-acid sequence MNIQVISADKLTAEHLFAWSDLQKNNPLLYSPYFSSEYTSMVAKVRSNVSVAIIKNAGEIVGFFPFEKTNWPIAQPIAWEIADYQTLVLKSGFNLDVRELVEACNLKVWNFCNMPKQLLREEQFHKMREEVTYLIDVSAGYDAYVNQQSQESNWVQKTIKKLRKFEREVGKVRFESHVADTSALKLLMKWKSEYYNRINTYDRFQIAWITQIVEQLHATQTKDFGGMLSVLYVGDEIAAMDFGMRSHAAFHSSFCSYNQDFYKYSPGMILLMKTLEYASSQGISYIDLGAGEDNYKQRLSNANTVVNHGYAEIPSVITTVRNLRNQTRGIVNSVKSLVAP; translated from the coding sequence ATGAATATTCAAGTTATTTCTGCGGATAAACTTACAGCAGAACATCTATTCGCATGGTCAGATTTACAAAAAAATAATCCCCTTTTGTATAGTCCTTATTTCTCTTCAGAATACACATCAATGGTTGCTAAGGTGAGAAGTAATGTATCTGTTGCGATTATCAAGAATGCCGGTGAAATTGTAGGATTTTTCCCTTTTGAGAAGACGAATTGGCCCATTGCTCAACCGATTGCTTGGGAAATTGCCGACTATCAAACATTAGTACTCAAATCAGGCTTTAATTTAGATGTACGAGAGTTAGTTGAAGCTTGTAACCTCAAGGTTTGGAACTTTTGTAATATGCCAAAACAACTCCTTCGGGAGGAGCAATTCCATAAAATGAGGGAAGAAGTCACCTATTTAATTGATGTATCTGCTGGCTATGATGCTTATGTAAATCAACAAAGTCAGGAATCAAATTGGGTTCAAAAAACTATCAAAAAATTGCGTAAATTTGAGCGAGAAGTAGGTAAGGTTCGTTTTGAATCCCATGTTGCGGATACTTCAGCATTGAAATTGTTAATGAAATGGAAATCTGAGTATTATAATCGTATTAATACTTATGACCGTTTTCAGATAGCTTGGATTACTCAAATTGTTGAACAACTACACGCTACCCAAACAAAAGATTTTGGAGGTATGCTGTCGGTTTTATATGTGGGTGATGAAATAGCAGCAATGGATTTTGGTATGCGTTCCCATGCGGCATTTCATTCTTCATTTTGTAGTTACAATCAGGACTTCTATAAGTACTCTCCAGGAATGATTCTACTGATGAAAACTCTTGAATATGCGTCTTCCCAGGGAATCAGCTATATTGATTTAGGTGCTGGTGAGGATAACTATAAGCAGCGATTATCCAATGCGAATACCGTTGTGAATCATGGTTATGCGGAAATTCCCTCGGTGATTACAACTGTACGCAATTTACGGAATCAAACAAGAGGTATTGTCAATTCTGTGAAGAGCTTAGTTGCTCCTTAG
- the purE gene encoding 5-(carboxyamino)imidazole ribonucleotide mutase: MAPVIGIIMGSDSDLPTMEGAIAVCEEFSVECEVAIVSAHRTPERMVEYAQTAHQRGIKVIIAGAGGAAHLPGMVASLTPLPVIGVPVPTRHLQGVDSLYSIVQMPAGIPVATVAIGNAKNAGLLAVQIIATHNLDLLAQVQNYRQNLRDSVLSKQTKLEDLGYKKYLEQM; this comes from the coding sequence ATGGCTCCAGTTATCGGTATTATCATGGGCAGTGATTCGGATTTGCCTACTATGGAAGGGGCGATCGCTGTATGTGAAGAATTTTCTGTGGAATGTGAAGTGGCTATCGTGAGTGCCCATCGCACCCCAGAAAGGATGGTGGAATATGCCCAAACTGCTCACCAACGGGGCATCAAAGTCATTATTGCTGGTGCTGGTGGTGCGGCGCATCTTCCGGGAATGGTGGCTTCCCTAACTCCCTTACCTGTGATTGGTGTACCTGTCCCTACTCGCCATCTCCAAGGAGTAGACTCTTTGTATTCGATTGTGCAAATGCCCGCAGGTATCCCCGTCGCAACAGTAGCCATTGGTAATGCCAAAAATGCTGGGCTTCTAGCTGTACAAATTATTGCTACTCATAATCTAGATTTACTGGCACAAGTTCAAAACTATCGCCAAAATCTTCGTGATTCTGTCCTCTCTAAACAGACTAAGTTAGAAGATTTAGGTTATAAAAAATACCTAGAGCAAATGTAA
- a CDS encoding ribonuclease H-like domain-containing protein, with product MTLADFQVCDSDLSQTALSQYLQSEAIAVDTETMGLIPQRDRLCLVQLCNESGQVTAIRILKGQTQAPNLKTLLEAKNITKIFHFARFDLATLRYHLGIWVNPFFCTKIASKLVRTYTPRHGLKDVVLELERIELDKSAQTSDWGNAANLTEAQLSYAANDVRHLINVRQKLIGMLQREERLELVEECFQCLPTIVSLDLLQFKDLFEH from the coding sequence ATGACCTTAGCTGATTTTCAAGTTTGTGATTCTGATTTGAGTCAAACAGCTCTATCCCAATATCTCCAATCAGAGGCGATCGCTGTTGATACGGAAACCATGGGATTGATTCCCCAGCGCGATCGTCTGTGTCTTGTACAATTATGTAATGAATCTGGACAGGTGACAGCTATTCGTATCCTCAAGGGACAAACTCAGGCTCCCAACTTGAAAACCCTCCTAGAAGCCAAAAATATCACCAAAATCTTTCATTTTGCCCGCTTCGACTTAGCAACTCTGCGTTATCACCTCGGTATTTGGGTAAATCCGTTTTTCTGTACCAAGATTGCTAGCAAGTTAGTACGTACCTACACCCCCCGTCACGGACTAAAGGATGTGGTTTTAGAATTAGAAAGAATTGAATTAGATAAAAGCGCTCAAACTTCTGACTGGGGGAATGCAGCAAATTTAACTGAAGCTCAATTAAGCTATGCTGCTAATGATGTGCGTCATTTAATTAATGTGCGACAAAAATTAATCGGGATGCTGCAACGAGAAGAACGTTTAGAACTAGTTGAGGAATGTTTTCAATGTTTACCAACAATAGTTTCCCTCGATTTGCTGCAATTTAAGGATTTATTTGAGCATTAA
- the thiS gene encoding sulfur carrier protein ThiS, which yields MSTQITLEVNGETRNCIAQTLLPELLQQLGFNPRLVAVEYNGEILHRQFWSETKINQGDRLEIVTIVGGG from the coding sequence ATGTCTACCCAAATCACCTTGGAAGTAAACGGTGAAACCCGCAATTGTATTGCTCAAACCCTGCTACCAGAATTACTGCAACAGTTGGGTTTTAATCCTCGGTTAGTCGCAGTTGAGTATAATGGTGAGATTTTACACCGTCAATTCTGGTCAGAAACGAAAATTAATCAGGGCGATCGCCTGGAAATTGTCACAATTGTTGGTGGAGGATAA
- a CDS encoding GNAT family N-acetyltransferase: protein MDIQIISADKLTKEHLSVWSYIQQNNPLLGSPYFSPEYTSIVAEAKGDVLVAIIKDAGEIVGFFPFEKNSWPIARPVAWQIADYQTLVLKSGFNFDIREFVESCNLKIWNFCNMPNTILPEQQFHKLREEPSYIIDVSAGYDSYIEERNLRSDWIKKTIKMMRKVERDLGEIRFVPQLDDESVLNLMMRWKSEQYARMNTYDRFQIDWLKQVVEKVYATRNERFEGMLSALYIGDQVAGIEFGMRTPSVLHSWFSIYNQDFYKYSPGMILQLKIIEYVASQGMKHIDIGAGTDNYKERVANNSITICHGYIEIPSVITTVRNLRNRSMEMLNSVKTLVTA, encoded by the coding sequence ATGGATATTCAAATTATATCTGCTGATAAGTTAACAAAAGAACATTTGTCCGTATGGTCATATATACAGCAAAATAATCCCCTTTTAGGTAGTCCTTACTTCTCTCCAGAATATACATCTATAGTTGCAGAAGCAAAAGGTGATGTCTTAGTTGCCATCATTAAAGATGCAGGAGAAATTGTCGGTTTTTTCCCTTTTGAAAAAAATAGTTGGCCCATTGCTCGACCTGTTGCTTGGCAAATTGCCGACTACCAAACCTTAGTTTTAAAATCAGGTTTTAATTTTGATATCAGGGAATTTGTTGAAAGTTGCAATCTCAAGATTTGGAACTTTTGTAATATGCCCAATACTATCTTACCTGAACAGCAATTCCATAAATTAAGGGAAGAACCATCTTATATAATTGATGTATCCGCCGGGTATGATTCCTATATAGAAGAGCGGAATCTGCGCTCCGACTGGATAAAAAAAACCATTAAAATGATGCGAAAGGTAGAGCGAGATCTCGGTGAAATTCGCTTTGTACCCCAACTTGATGATGAGTCAGTTCTCAATTTAATGATGCGTTGGAAATCTGAGCAATATGCTCGTATGAACACCTATGATCGTTTTCAGATAGATTGGTTAAAACAAGTAGTCGAGAAAGTCTATGCTACCCGAAATGAAAGATTTGAGGGTATGCTCTCAGCATTATATATAGGCGATCAAGTTGCTGGAATAGAATTTGGTATGCGTACCCCTTCTGTCTTACACTCCTGGTTTAGTATTTATAATCAAGATTTCTACAAATATTCACCAGGGATGATTTTGCAGTTAAAAATTATTGAATATGTTGCTTCCCAAGGAATGAAACATATTGACATTGGTGCCGGAACTGATAACTATAAAGAGCGGGTGGCAAATAATTCAATTACCATATGCCATGGTTATATAGAAATACCATCAGTGATTACAACAGTGCGCAATTTGCGAAATCGTAGCATGGAAATGCTCAATTCTGTTAAAACTTTAGTTACTGCGTAA
- a CDS encoding DUF1565 domain-containing protein: MTWWDSDAHRAMAQTPITAQNKLPGEKTISQVNVLFVNPSVGDDTSGNGNERTPLRTITQALRQAQPDTVIMLQRGTYSAQSGEVFPLILKPGVSIQGDVRGKGRGIVITGGGEYLSRNFGGQNVAIVAAPKTTLTGVTVTNSNPRGYGVWIESGNPLIADNTFTGNTQDGVSVTGNALPLVRGNSFLRNGANGITITGASQAEIRENLFQYTGFGINIAQQAQPLIVSNQIEYNRSGIVVQASSRPILRNNIIQSNREDGLVSLAEAQPDLGNATEPGGNEFRRNGRYDINGAAAKRVIAVYGNNLQSDRIVGRVDINTMSRAIVNNPQPQNPRENAPESPPTREIDWAAPLPPINSAVALNTPKSRQTNQRQLPQKTTREPLAFPTPTSLTPVVSNTPAWQAEIGSQNPPKAQVNYVQINPDNNFNNNSSQVIEFTAPSTTQPNSNYRPRKRGANTLLPVNSASLSQVNNTTAYNSNPNPQGIEQPINGSRFRVMAVVRSQRDQEIVRFIAPEAFPTVWQGQAVMQAGVFSSRYNAENMLQMLNNNGLNATLEQLGN; this comes from the coding sequence GTGACTTGGTGGGATAGTGATGCCCACAGAGCAATGGCACAAACGCCAATTACTGCCCAAAACAAATTACCGGGTGAGAAAACAATTTCTCAGGTTAATGTCCTATTTGTCAACCCAAGTGTCGGAGATGACACCTCAGGGAATGGCAATGAGCGTACTCCCTTAAGGACAATTACCCAGGCATTGCGTCAGGCTCAACCTGATACAGTAATTATGCTGCAAAGGGGTACATACAGCGCTCAGTCAGGGGAAGTTTTTCCATTAATTCTCAAACCTGGTGTTTCTATTCAGGGGGATGTTCGTGGGAAGGGGAGAGGAATTGTCATTACAGGTGGTGGAGAGTATCTCAGTCGGAATTTTGGTGGGCAAAATGTGGCGATCGTTGCAGCTCCCAAAACTACCTTAACTGGGGTGACAGTCACCAATAGTAATCCCAGGGGTTACGGTGTGTGGATTGAGTCTGGCAATCCCTTGATTGCGGATAATACCTTCACTGGTAATACTCAGGATGGAGTATCAGTCACAGGTAATGCGCTTCCTCTGGTGCGTGGTAATAGTTTTCTCCGCAATGGTGCTAACGGTATTACCATTACTGGTGCATCCCAAGCGGAAATTCGGGAAAATCTGTTTCAATACACTGGTTTTGGTATAAATATTGCCCAACAGGCTCAACCTCTGATTGTGAGCAACCAAATAGAATATAACCGCAGTGGGATTGTGGTACAGGCATCATCTCGCCCGATTTTACGTAATAACATCATCCAGAGTAATCGGGAAGACGGGTTAGTTAGTTTAGCAGAAGCCCAGCCTGACTTGGGTAATGCTACGGAGCCAGGAGGTAACGAGTTTCGCCGTAACGGGCGCTATGATATCAATGGGGCGGCAGCTAAACGGGTAATTGCTGTTTACGGAAATAATTTGCAGAGCGATCGCATTGTTGGCAGAGTTGATATCAACACCATGTCAAGGGCGATCGTTAACAACCCTCAGCCCCAGAATCCCAGGGAAAATGCCCCAGAATCCCCCCCTACCAGGGAAATCGATTGGGCAGCCCCTTTACCCCCTATCAATAGTGCTGTAGCCCTAAATACCCCGAAATCCCGTCAGACAAACCAACGACAACTACCCCAGAAAACAACCAGAGAACCCCTAGCCTTTCCCACGCCTACCAGCTTGACACCTGTAGTCTCCAATACTCCGGCTTGGCAAGCGGAAATAGGTAGTCAAAACCCACCAAAAGCCCAAGTTAACTACGTACAAATTAATCCTGATAATAATTTCAACAATAACTCTAGCCAAGTCATTGAGTTCACAGCACCTAGCACTACCCAACCTAACAGCAATTACCGACCACGGAAAAGAGGGGCGAATACCCTTCTACCTGTAAACAGTGCTAGTCTTTCTCAGGTGAATAACACAACTGCCTACAATAGCAACCCTAACCCCCAAGGAATAGAGCAACCAATCAACGGTTCTCGCTTCCGGGTTATGGCAGTCGTGCGCAGTCAAAGAGATCAGGAAATCGTCAGATTTATTGCTCCCGAAGCATTTCCAACAGTTTGGCAAGGGCAAGCAGTTATGCAAGCAGGCGTTTTCAGTAGCCGTTATAATGCGGAAAATATGCTGCAAATGCTAAATAATAATGGCTTAAATGCCACCCTTGAACAGTTAGGAAATTAG
- a CDS encoding glycosyltransferase family 4 protein: protein MENISHIQLKITDKVTSPDILVISSQFLPQNSEISEYIYQRCRQEPERVVVLTSSCQADISFDKVQDFPVYRWDIPDYLRHSSLGRFCIPILNLFWSFVWAIKLYFRYHYRYIEWGHGYEFISLLCLSYLLPIRFFIYLHGHDIDNKKNIPGWRSLFNLTLKRAQGVICNSVSTRDTLHNYFPVETPTHIIHPVVYKEKFTMGMSPILLDDLRRRIRDRYSISSTAIAILSVGKLDKFQGLDKIIENLPLLLNWGYDVHHIICGKGLYESELKSLVNRLRLTQWVHFVGDVPDNDLAAYYVACDIFALLETRKQENFGIRYLEAGYFGKPVIASSLRNATEAVIHQSNGILINPNSGDEILQGFRELCENPQLREKLGRRGKILANKRSMHRWLYTPELLHSCLLV from the coding sequence ATGGAAAATATTTCACATATTCAATTAAAAATTACCGATAAAGTCACATCTCCCGATATTTTAGTTATATCTAGTCAGTTTTTACCACAAAATAGTGAAATTTCTGAATATATTTATCAGCGCTGTCGTCAAGAACCAGAGCGCGTAGTTGTTCTAACATCTAGTTGTCAAGCAGATATATCCTTTGATAAAGTACAGGATTTTCCTGTTTATCGTTGGGATATTCCGGATTATTTACGTCATAGTAGTTTGGGAAGATTTTGTATTCCCATTTTGAATTTATTTTGGTCATTTGTCTGGGCAATTAAATTATATTTTCGCTATCATTACCGTTATATTGAATGGGGTCATGGCTATGAATTTATTTCTTTGCTATGTCTGAGCTATTTACTACCAATTCGCTTTTTCATTTATCTTCATGGTCATGATATTGATAATAAAAAAAATATTCCAGGATGGCGATCGCTATTTAATTTAACTCTAAAACGCGCCCAAGGAGTGATTTGTAATAGTGTGTCTACGCGGGATACTTTGCATAATTACTTTCCTGTGGAAACTCCCACCCATATCATCCATCCGGTGGTTTACAAAGAAAAATTTACTATGGGGATGAGTCCGATTTTACTAGATGATTTACGTCGGCGAATCCGCGATCGCTATAGTATATCGTCAACCGCGATCGCCATTTTATCTGTAGGTAAACTGGATAAATTCCAAGGACTTGATAAAATTATTGAAAATTTACCCCTACTCCTCAACTGGGGTTATGATGTTCACCATATTATCTGCGGTAAGGGATTATATGAATCAGAACTGAAATCCCTAGTCAACCGCTTAAGACTGACGCAGTGGGTGCATTTTGTCGGTGATGTTCCTGATAATGATTTAGCTGCTTATTATGTAGCTTGTGATATCTTTGCCTTGCTAGAAACTCGCAAACAGGAAAATTTTGGCATCAGATATTTAGAAGCAGGTTATTTTGGCAAACCAGTGATTGCTTCCAGTTTAAGAAATGCTACAGAAGCAGTAATTCATCAATCTAATGGTATTTTAATTAATCCCAATTCTGGAGATGAAATCTTGCAAGGATTTCGGGAATTATGCGAAAATCCCCAACTTCGGGAAAAATTGGGGCGACGTGGTAAAATTTTAGCTAATAAAAGAAGTATGCACCGTTGGCTTTACACACCGGAATTGCTTCATTCCTGTTTATTAGTTTGA